The genome window ATCCCCGCGGGCAACCTGTTCGAGGACGACGACCCGCTCACCCGCCCCGAGATCTGGGCCATGGGCTTCCGCAACCCGTTCTCGATCAACTGGGACTCCACCCACGACCGACTGATGGTCGGCGAGTACGGGCCGGACGCGAACAGCGCCAACCCCAACCGTGGCCCGGAGGGTCGGGTCGAGTGGCTCGCGGTCAGCGGCCCCAGCAACCAGGGGTGGCCGTACTGCGTGAGCGGGAACGTCGCCTTCACGGACTACGACTTCGCGACCAGCACCTCGGGTGACCAGTTCGACTGCAGCGCACCCGTCAACGACTCGCCCAACAACACCGGCCTGGAGAACCTTCCGCCAGCGCAGCCGGCCACGCTGTGGTGGGGCTACAACGCCAACAACAACAACGTGCCCGTCATCGGTCGGGGCGGTGCGCCCATGGCCGGCGGGGTCTACGAGTACACGCCCAACGCCGGCCCCGACGCCTTCCCCGAGTACTACGACGGCGTCGCGTTCCTCATGGAGTGGAACAACAACGACATCTACGAGGTGCACTCCGACGGCACCGGGGCCGTCACGCACGTGGCGCCCTGGCTCGACGACCAGACCTTCCGCCGCCCCCACGACATGCGCTTCGGCCCAGATGGGGCGATGTACCTGATCGAGTGGGGCTCCGGCTTCGGGGGCAACAACGCCGACTCGGGCGTGTACCGCATCGGCTACACGGGCGGCGCGTTCCGCCCGGTTGCCAGGATCAGCGCGACCCCCGACAACGGCCCGGCACCGCTCGAGGTGCAGTTCTCCTCCGAGGGGACCGAGGCGATCGCACCCGAGGCCGAGATCGACACCCTGGAGTGGGACTTCGACGGTGACGGCACCATCGACTCGACCGACCCGAACCCCACGCACACCTACGACGAGGCCGGCCAGTACACCGCCAGCCTGACCGTCACCGACACCCTGGGAGCCGTGGGCATCGCGAGCACGACGATCACGGCGGGCAACACCCGCCCGGTCGTCACCGTCACCGCCCCCGCGGCCGGTGGGTTCGTCCACTTCGGTGACGAGTTCGAGTGGTCGGTGACCGTCACCGACGCCGAGGACGGCAGCACCGCCGACACGATCGACTGCGACGACGTGCAGGTCCGCCTGCTGCTGGGACACGACGAGCACGCCCACGCGCTGCAGAACACGACCGGCTGCGACGGCACCTTCACGACCAGCGGTGACGGTGGCCACGGCGTCACCGAGAACCTCTTCTTCGTGGTCGAGGCCACCTACCTGGATCAGGCGCAGGGCGACGCGCCGTCCCTGTCGGACAACGACATCGTCCAGCTCCAGCCCAAGACCCGGCAGGCGGAGCACTTCGACGACGCCGACGGGTTCGTCATCACCTCCGACGAGATGGCCGAGGGACTGGCCGTCGTGGTCGGCTCTGCCGGTGACGCCTTCAGCTACGACCCGGTGAACCTGGCGGGCGTCGACAGCCTCGCCGTGCGCTACCGCTCGACCGGCGACGCGGTGCTCGAGCTGCGCAAGGGTGCCGTCGACGGCCCCCCGGCCGCGACGGTGCAGCTGACCGACAGCGGCGGCGAGTTCGCGACCAGCGCGCCCGCCACCGTGACCGACCCCGTCGGCACGGACGCCTACCACCTGGTGCTGGCGTCCGGCACCGACGTGAGCATCGACAACCTGCGGTTCGAGGGCCGGGGCAGCGCGACCAACGCCGCGCCCGTGGTGACGGCCGAGGCCACCCCGACCAGTGGGATCGCGCCGCTCACGGTCGAGTTCGACGGATCCGCGGTCGATCCCGACCCCGAGGACACGGTCGCGGGCTACGAGTGGGACTTCGGTGACGGCACGACCGCGGAGGGGACCGAGGCGTCGCACACCTACGTCACCCCGGGGGAGTACACGGCCCGGCTGTCCGCCACCGACTCCCGTGGTGCCACCGGCTACGACGAGGTCCCGATCACCGTCGAGGTCGACCCCTCACCCCCCGTCTGCCTGGCTCCCGGGTCCGACGAGTTCGAGGGCACGGAGCTGGACACCGGCACCTGGAGCATCGTCCGGGACAACCCTGGGCTGTACCGGGTCGAGGGGGGCCAACTGATCCTCACGACGAGCCAGGGCGACCTGTACCAGAACACCAACAACGCCCAGAACGTGATCTTGCAGCCCGCCCCGGGCGACGTCTTCGAGATCACCACGCAGGTGACCGTCAACCCGACGGCGACCTATCAGCAGGGTGGGATCATCGTCTACGGCGACGACGACAACTACACCAAGCTGGATGTCGTCTACAACGGCAACCGCATCGTCGAGTTCCTCCGCGAGGTCGGTGGCACGCCGACCGCCGGCAACGGTCCGACGTTGGGGGCCGAGGTCTCGACCACCCTGCTGCTGCGGATCACCAGCGACGGCACCGAGATGGTCGGCTCCTACTCCACCGACAGCGGTGAGACGTGGGTGACGGTGGGCAACCCGTCGCCGATCCCGGCCAACCCCCAGATCGGCCCGTTCGCCCTGACGGGGAACAACACCGCCCCGCAGATCGATGCCGCCTTCGACTGGATCCGCGTCACGGGCCCGGCGACCGAGGCCCCCTCGGTCAGCGACGAGTTCGACGGCGACAGCCTCGACAGGTGCCGCTGGTCGGCGATCGTCCGCGAGGATCCCGAGGGCTACGAGGTCACCGACGGGCACCTGGTCCTCACCAGCCCCGACGGCGACATCTACCAGACCCCAAACGGTGAGCCGGGGAACTTCATCCTCCAGCCCATGCCGGACGGCGACTGGGAGATCGAGACCCACGTCACCGCCGAGCTCGTCGGCCGCTACCAGCAGGCGGGCCTGTTGGCCTACGTCGACGACGACCAGTACGTGAAGCTCGACCTCGTCGCCGGCGGCCAAGCGACGTCCGGCCCGGCGCGGGTGGAGCTCCGCAGCGAGCTGGGTGCCGTCGTCCAGGACCCGCAGCCCCAGGCCAACACCACCAGCAGCGAGGTCACCCTGCGACTTCGCCGCGAGGGCGGCTCGTTCTACGGCAGCTACTCCTTCGACGGCGGCGAGACCTGGACGACGTTCGCCCAGGCCGTGACCAACACCGCGGTGATGGAGTCCCCTGATGCGGCCTTCGGCGTCTTCACGCTGGGCGCAGGCCAGGGCAACGACCCGCGGATCGACTCCTTCGACGCGGAGTTCGACTACTTCCGGCTGCTCGGTGAGGGCGGCGGGGACACCACCCCGCCCACGGTCGAGATCGAGCTCCGCGGTGACCTCGCAGGTGCGGTGACCCCGCTCCCGCAGGGCCCGCAGGGCATCGGCGGCACGGCGACCCTGTCCCGGACGGACGACGGCACCACCGCGAGCATCCAGGTCACCGGCCTGACGCCCGGCGCCACCTATCCCTCCCACCTCCACGCCGGCACCTGCACCACCGCGACCGGCCACTACATGGACGACCCATCCGGGGACCCGACACCGCCCAACGAGATCTGGTTGTCCTCGAACCAGGACCCGATGGCCGGCCTGGCGGCGAACTCCAACGGCACCGCCAACGGCAACGGGTCGGCGACCTGGATCGCCCGCACCGAGCCGCTGTCCATCATGGTCCACGACCACCAAGCGCCGGGTGCCCCGATCGCCTGTGTCGACCTCGCGCCCGACGGCCCGCAGACGGTGGTCATCACCGCCGACGACGGCGACGGGTCGGGTGTGGACTCGATCGAGTCCCAGCTCGACGACGGGGACTGGGTCGCCTACGACCAGCCGTTCACCGTCTCCGAGCCCGGCGACCACACCGTCGGCGCCCGCGCGACCGACGTGGCGGGCAACACCGCCGAGCCGGTGGAGGCGACCTTCTCGATCGCCGAGGAGCCCGCGGTCGACGAGACCCCACCGGTCGTGACCGCCAGCCTGGACCCCGCGCCGGATGCGAACGGCGAGGTCGTCGACGGGCCGGTCACCGTGACCCTCTCCGCCAACGACCCCGGCACCGCCGAGGTCGAGGTCGGGGACAACTCCTTCACCCCGTCGGAGACGGCGATCACCGCCGGCGACGCGGTCCTGTGGACCTGGACCGGGTCCGAGACCCACAACGTCATCAGCGACACGGGTCTGTTCAACAGCCCGAGCCAGACGGAGGGCACCTACACCCGGACGTTCGACGAGCCGGGCGAGTACGCCTACTTCTGCGGCCTGCACTCGCTGCCCGGCGGCCAGGCGCAGAACGGCGTGGTCACCGTCGCGGCCCCCGCGGGCAACGACGACGGCATCACCATCGAGTACCGGGTCGACGATCCGGACGGCGACTGGGTCGCCTACGACCAGCCCTTCGACGTCGCAGGCGAGGGCGAGCACACCGTCGAGTTCCGCGGCACCGATGCCGCGGGCAACACCTCCGACATCGAATCGGTGACGTTCACGATCACGACCGACGACACCAGCCCCGGCCCTGGTCCCAACCCCGGCCCTGGCCCCAACCCCGGTCCGGACCCGGACCCCGACCCCGACCCGGACCCCGAGGACCCCAGCCTCACACCGTCCGGCGGCGAGGTGGAGCTGACCGACTTCGGCACCGAGGGTGACCCCCTCGGGCTGGGCGAGCTGCTCGGGTCCTGGACCGTCGGCGGAGACGGGACGGTCACGTTCCCGACCGAGCTGGACGGCCGGATCTGCCTGATCGCCGTCGCCCCCGACGGCACGACGCTCACCGTGCGGTGCTTCGCCGAGGGCACGAGCTTCGCCCAGGACGGCGGTCGCGAGCTGACCATCCCCGTCACCGACGGCGCGACGCTCTACGCCTACCGGGTCGCGAACGGTGCGGTCCGCATCGCCGGCTCCGACCGGGTCAGCACCGCGGTGCAGACCTCGCGGTCCGGGTGGGACTCGAGCAGCGACGTGGTGCTCGCCACCGCCGACGGCTTCGCCGACGCCCTGTCGGCCGCGCCGCTGGCCGGCCAGCTCGACGCCCCGCTGCTCCTGACCCCGTCCGGCGCACTCGACGCCCGCGTGCTCGACGAGATCCGTCGACTCGGCGCCGACCGCGTCGTCGTCATGGGCGGCAGCGCGGCGGTGTCCGACGAGGTCGTCGCCGAGCTGACCGCGGCGGGCCTCACCGTCGAGCGGATCGGCGGTGGCGACCGGACCGAGACCGCGGCCCTGGTGGCGGACGCGATCGGTGGCGCACCTGACG of Euzebya sp. contains these proteins:
- a CDS encoding ThuA domain-containing protein, whose product is MSSSSSRALLMRALLIALVASVLLAVPPLPAADAQEGAGTTVLVFSKTAAFRHDSIPAAVDALEQLGEDNGWTVDATEDASAFTDENLAGYDVVVFLSTTGDVLDAAQQAAFERYIQGGGGYAGIHAASDTEYEWAWYGDLVGAYFENHPPGTPAATVEVADHVHPSTAHLPARWQRVDEWYYFQDNPRGDVHVLASMDTTSYSGSGMGPDHPIAWCHDFDGGRSWYTGGGHTAASFTNADFLEHIEGGILTAAGAQIADCGATVEDEFERTVVDDETSNPMKLDIADDGTVLYIERDGRVRVWDPEVQIPQTAGQLEVSQTHEDGLLGIVADPQFSENGWIYLYYSDPATVGCPESDPAATTCGENVLSRFHLDVSGPTLDLGSEVELLRVTTQRNNCCHAGGALTFDDAGNLYLATGDNTDPFESNGYTPIDERDGRSSFDAQRTSGNTNDLRGKVLRITPQDTGPPEIPAGNLFEDDDPLTRPEIWAMGFRNPFSINWDSTHDRLMVGEYGPDANSANPNRGPEGRVEWLAVSGPSNQGWPYCVSGNVAFTDYDFATSTSGDQFDCSAPVNDSPNNTGLENLPPAQPATLWWGYNANNNNVPVIGRGGAPMAGGVYEYTPNAGPDAFPEYYDGVAFLMEWNNNDIYEVHSDGTGAVTHVAPWLDDQTFRRPHDMRFGPDGAMYLIEWGSGFGGNNADSGVYRIGYTGGAFRPVARISATPDNGPAPLEVQFSSEGTEAIAPEAEIDTLEWDFDGDGTIDSTDPNPTHTYDEAGQYTASLTVTDTLGAVGIASTTITAGNTRPVVTVTAPAAGGFVHFGDEFEWSVTVTDAEDGSTADTIDCDDVQVRLLLGHDEHAHALQNTTGCDGTFTTSGDGGHGVTENLFFVVEATYLDQAQGDAPSLSDNDIVQLQPKTRQAEHFDDADGFVITSDEMAEGLAVVVGSAGDAFSYDPVNLAGVDSLAVRYRSTGDAVLELRKGAVDGPPAATVQLTDSGGEFATSAPATVTDPVGTDAYHLVLASGTDVSIDNLRFEGRGSATNAAPVVTAEATPTSGIAPLTVEFDGSAVDPDPEDTVAGYEWDFGDGTTAEGTEASHTYVTPGEYTARLSATDSRGATGYDEVPITVEVDPSPPVCLAPGSDEFEGTELDTGTWSIVRDNPGLYRVEGGQLILTTSQGDLYQNTNNAQNVILQPAPGDVFEITTQVTVNPTATYQQGGIIVYGDDDNYTKLDVVYNGNRIVEFLREVGGTPTAGNGPTLGAEVSTTLLLRITSDGTEMVGSYSTDSGETWVTVGNPSPIPANPQIGPFALTGNNTAPQIDAAFDWIRVTGPATEAPSVSDEFDGDSLDRCRWSAIVREDPEGYEVTDGHLVLTSPDGDIYQTPNGEPGNFILQPMPDGDWEIETHVTAELVGRYQQAGLLAYVDDDQYVKLDLVAGGQATSGPARVELRSELGAVVQDPQPQANTTSSEVTLRLRREGGSFYGSYSFDGGETWTTFAQAVTNTAVMESPDAAFGVFTLGAGQGNDPRIDSFDAEFDYFRLLGEGGGDTTPPTVEIELRGDLAGAVTPLPQGPQGIGGTATLSRTDDGTTASIQVTGLTPGATYPSHLHAGTCTTATGHYMDDPSGDPTPPNEIWLSSNQDPMAGLAANSNGTANGNGSATWIARTEPLSIMVHDHQAPGAPIACVDLAPDGPQTVVITADDGDGSGVDSIESQLDDGDWVAYDQPFTVSEPGDHTVGARATDVAGNTAEPVEATFSIAEEPAVDETPPVVTASLDPAPDANGEVVDGPVTVTLSANDPGTAEVEVGDNSFTPSETAITAGDAVLWTWTGSETHNVISDTGLFNSPSQTEGTYTRTFDEPGEYAYFCGLHSLPGGQAQNGVVTVAAPAGNDDGITIEYRVDDPDGDWVAYDQPFDVAGEGEHTVEFRGTDAAGNTSDIESVTFTITTDDTSPGPGPNPGPGPNPGPDPDPDPDPDPEDPSLTPSGGEVELTDFGTEGDPLGLGELLGSWTVGGDGTVTFPTELDGRICLIAVAPDGTTLTVRCFAEGTSFAQDGGRELTIPVTDGATLYAYRVANGAVRIAGSDRVSTAVQTSRSGWDSSSDVVLATADGFADALSAAPLAGQLDAPLLLTPSGALDARVLDEIRRLGADRVVVMGGSAAVSDEVVAELTAAGLTVERIGGGDRTETAALVADAIGGAPDGTAVIASGGSFADALAIAPIAAAQGLPIYLTGGDGLSGATTEALAAHGVDRVIIVGGTAAVDEGVEEDLAEAGVEVAERLGGATRYATAVTILEWAAANGANLTELLVATGTDFPDALTAGAYGARTDRLVLLVDGRALLDGQPGEGFLAGTGDDTELVVL